A genomic segment from Actinomadura hallensis encodes:
- a CDS encoding LLM class flavin-dependent oxidoreductase, with protein sequence MRITFAPWGETLAELADAARRAEAAGAEVIWVPELHRSATVAAAAVAAATERTRIGTGIALAFTRSPMITALEALDLDDVSGGRFILGLGSGVQRLNEDWHNVSFGKPVRHMREVVRNVRTFWEKCTTGEPIELDGEEEPMRIRGYQRPFAVPRADIPVYIAAMGPAMTRLAGTIGDGWISHELCSPRYLAERVLPELETGIARAEGKRREDVEVVVSACCSVSDDRETALRRVSGLVGFYASVRTYADFFDFHGLAEQQQAVVDAFRGGTGAEHLADAVSPEMVDALTMTGGRDEVAERIAAYEGLADAVKLSPPTHGLSAAETRAAQDELLSLLPDLTGSAS encoded by the coding sequence ATGAGGATCACGTTCGCGCCCTGGGGCGAGACGCTCGCGGAGCTGGCCGACGCGGCCCGCCGCGCGGAGGCGGCCGGCGCGGAGGTCATCTGGGTGCCGGAGCTGCACCGCAGCGCCACGGTCGCCGCCGCCGCGGTCGCCGCGGCGACGGAGCGCACCCGGATCGGCACCGGCATCGCGCTGGCCTTCACCCGCAGCCCCATGATCACCGCGCTGGAGGCGCTGGACCTCGACGACGTGTCCGGCGGCCGCTTCATCCTCGGTCTCGGCTCGGGCGTGCAGCGACTCAACGAGGACTGGCACAACGTTTCGTTCGGCAAGCCCGTCCGCCACATGCGGGAGGTCGTCCGCAACGTCCGCACGTTCTGGGAGAAGTGCACAACCGGGGAGCCGATAGAACTCGACGGCGAGGAGGAGCCGATGCGGATCCGCGGCTACCAGCGGCCGTTCGCCGTCCCCCGGGCCGACATCCCCGTCTACATCGCCGCGATGGGCCCGGCCATGACCCGCCTCGCCGGCACGATCGGCGACGGCTGGATCAGCCACGAGCTCTGCTCGCCGCGCTACCTCGCCGAACGGGTGCTGCCGGAGCTGGAGACCGGGATCGCCCGCGCCGAGGGCAAGCGGCGCGAGGACGTCGAGGTCGTCGTCTCCGCGTGCTGCTCGGTGTCCGATGACCGCGAGACCGCGCTGCGCCGCGTGTCGGGCCTCGTCGGGTTCTACGCCAGCGTCCGCACCTACGCCGACTTCTTCGACTTCCACGGCCTGGCCGAGCAGCAGCAGGCCGTCGTCGACGCGTTCCGCGGCGGCACCGGCGCCGAACACCTCGCCGACGCGGTCTCCCCCGAGATGGTCGACGCGCTGACGATGACGGGCGGACGCGACGAGGTCGCCGAGCGCATCGCCGCCTACGAGGGCCTCGCCGACGCGGTGAAGCTCAGCCCGCCGACCCACGGCCTCAGCGCCGCCGAGACCCGCGCGGCGCAGGACGAACTCCTGTCGCTGCTGCCAGACCTCACAGGGAGCGCTTCGTGA
- a CDS encoding MaoC family dehydratase, producing MTLKDGWKGRFYEDFQVGDVYRHPLGRTVTEADNTWFTLLTMNTNQMHFNGEYAAKSEFGKPLVVSTLTVAIAVGQSVIDTTQNAFANLGWEDIRMSHPVYAGDTLYSESIVLEKRESSSRPHAGIVTIRTRTLNQHGDEVCSFRRTFYVYKRGAEPLNDLFPEPKKPLTLETEEERA from the coding sequence ATGACCCTCAAGGACGGGTGGAAGGGACGGTTCTACGAGGACTTCCAGGTGGGCGACGTCTACCGGCATCCCCTCGGGCGCACGGTCACCGAGGCCGACAACACCTGGTTCACGCTCCTCACGATGAACACGAACCAGATGCACTTCAACGGCGAGTACGCCGCGAAGTCGGAGTTCGGCAAGCCGCTGGTCGTGTCCACGCTGACCGTCGCCATCGCCGTCGGGCAGAGCGTCATCGACACCACGCAGAACGCCTTTGCCAACCTCGGCTGGGAGGACATCCGGATGTCCCATCCCGTCTACGCCGGCGACACGCTGTACAGCGAGTCGATCGTGCTGGAGAAGCGCGAGTCGTCGAGCCGCCCGCACGCCGGGATCGTCACCATCCGGACCCGCACCCTCAACCAGCACGGCGACGAGGTGTGCAGCTTCCGCCGCACGTTCTACGTGTACAAGCGGGGCGCCGAGCCGCTGAACGACCTGTTCCCCGAGCCGAAGAAGCCGCTGACCCTCGAAACCGAGGAAGAGCGCGCATGA
- a CDS encoding transketolase-like TK C-terminal-containing protein, which translates to MTELGGLPSGPTPTVLEEIQRRVLWLATRIVDAANRERDTGDGLKVGGHQASSASLVTAMTALWFAHLDPADRVAVKPHASPAFHAIQYLLGELDRSYLTRLRARGGLQSYPSRTKDPDVVDFSTGSVGLGAAAPLFAAVTRRYVDAHFGERPRSRFIALIGDAELDEGNVWEAVAEPATEGLGNVTWLVDFNRQSLDRVVPGVRIGQWRGQFAAAGWHVVEIKYGRRLQAAFARPGGDHLRAWIDAMPNEQYQSLFGLEGPALRERFLDGAPPEVGAFVADVPDAELGPLVTDLGGHDIEAVLDAFAQCDEVTDRPSVIFAYTVKGWGLPLAGAPRNHAALLTGEQIDELRARTGLTPENEWDPLDPESPAGIWAAKRREHLRRPPRSALPKITVPVATGVRTSRPASTQEVFGRVLTDLARDERVAPYLVTTAPDVATSTNLAGFINKTGVFAPAHRRTWSQDSPLRWAENPEGQYIPLGISEMNLFLLLGQLGLAWDLSDRPLLPVGTVYDPFVLRGLDAFLYGAYSGSRFLVAGTPSGISLAPEGGAHQSSVTASVGIELPGVTFVEPAYGAALDWLLCDALGRIAADPAGAEDAEGAYYFRLTTRPIDQSPFEAARARLGDDVLRAQALAGAYRLKDAHHDRPELRDEGAPVVHLAASGAVMPEVLEAAEELAEEGVAAHVVDVTSAGRLYRSWRDGLREGVRTATARPADAALRAAFPERAPVVTVHDAASHALAWLGSALGVPAVPLGVDEFGQSGSVRDLYELHDLRPGAVVNAALAALHRASG; encoded by the coding sequence GTGACCGAGCTCGGCGGGCTCCCATCGGGCCCGACTCCGACCGTCCTCGAGGAGATCCAGCGGCGCGTGCTGTGGCTGGCGACGCGCATCGTGGACGCCGCCAACCGCGAGCGCGACACCGGCGACGGGCTCAAGGTCGGCGGGCACCAGGCGTCGAGCGCCTCGCTCGTCACCGCGATGACCGCGCTGTGGTTCGCCCACCTCGACCCGGCGGACCGGGTGGCGGTCAAGCCGCACGCCTCGCCCGCCTTCCACGCGATCCAGTACCTGCTCGGAGAGCTGGACCGGTCGTACCTGACGCGGCTGCGGGCGCGGGGCGGGCTCCAGTCGTACCCGAGCCGGACGAAGGACCCCGACGTCGTCGACTTCTCCACCGGGTCGGTCGGGCTGGGGGCGGCGGCGCCCCTGTTCGCCGCGGTGACCCGCCGGTACGTCGACGCCCACTTCGGGGAGCGGCCGCGGTCCCGGTTCATCGCGCTGATCGGGGACGCGGAGCTGGACGAGGGCAACGTCTGGGAGGCGGTGGCCGAGCCGGCGACGGAGGGGCTGGGCAACGTCACGTGGTTGGTGGACTTCAACCGCCAGTCCCTCGACCGGGTCGTGCCGGGCGTCCGCATCGGCCAGTGGCGCGGGCAGTTCGCCGCGGCCGGATGGCACGTCGTGGAGATCAAGTACGGCCGCCGGCTCCAGGCGGCGTTCGCGCGTCCCGGCGGGGACCACCTGCGGGCGTGGATCGACGCGATGCCCAACGAGCAGTACCAGTCGCTGTTCGGGCTGGAGGGCCCCGCGCTGCGGGAGCGGTTCCTGGACGGAGCGCCCCCGGAGGTCGGCGCGTTCGTCGCGGACGTGCCGGACGCGGAGCTGGGCCCGCTGGTCACCGACCTGGGCGGCCACGACATCGAGGCCGTGCTGGACGCGTTCGCGCAGTGCGACGAGGTCACCGACAGGCCGAGCGTGATCTTCGCGTACACGGTGAAGGGCTGGGGGCTTCCGCTCGCGGGCGCCCCGCGCAACCACGCGGCGCTGCTCACCGGCGAGCAGATCGACGAGCTGAGGGCCCGGACGGGCCTCACCCCCGAGAACGAGTGGGACCCGCTGGACCCGGAGTCCCCCGCGGGGATCTGGGCCGCCAAGCGGCGCGAGCATCTCCGGCGGCCCCCGCGCTCCGCCCTCCCGAAGATCACGGTGCCCGTGGCCACGGGCGTGCGGACGTCGCGGCCCGCCTCGACGCAGGAGGTCTTCGGACGGGTGCTCACCGACCTGGCCCGTGACGAGCGGGTCGCCCCGTACCTGGTCACGACGGCTCCGGACGTCGCCACGTCCACCAACCTGGCCGGGTTCATCAACAAGACCGGCGTGTTCGCGCCCGCGCACCGGCGGACCTGGTCGCAGGACAGCCCGCTGCGCTGGGCGGAGAACCCCGAGGGCCAGTACATCCCGCTCGGCATCTCCGAGATGAACCTGTTCCTGCTGCTCGGGCAGCTCGGCCTGGCGTGGGACCTGTCGGACCGGCCGCTGCTGCCGGTGGGCACGGTCTACGACCCGTTCGTGCTGCGCGGTCTCGACGCGTTCCTGTACGGGGCGTACTCGGGGTCGCGGTTCCTCGTGGCGGGCACGCCGTCGGGCATCTCGCTGGCGCCGGAGGGCGGGGCGCACCAGTCGTCGGTCACCGCATCGGTGGGGATCGAGCTGCCGGGCGTCACGTTCGTCGAGCCCGCCTACGGCGCGGCGCTGGACTGGCTGCTGTGCGACGCGCTCGGCCGGATCGCCGCCGACCCCGCCGGCGCGGAGGACGCCGAGGGCGCGTACTACTTCCGCCTGACGACCCGGCCGATCGACCAGTCCCCGTTCGAGGCGGCGCGGGCGCGGCTGGGCGACGACGTGCTGCGGGCGCAGGCGCTCGCCGGCGCGTACCGCCTCAAGGACGCCCACCACGACCGTCCGGAGCTGCGGGACGAGGGCGCCCCGGTGGTGCATCTCGCGGCGTCGGGGGCGGTCATGCCGGAGGTGCTGGAGGCGGCCGAGGAGCTGGCGGAGGAGGGCGTCGCCGCGCACGTGGTGGACGTCACCTCCGCGGGCCGGCTGTACCGCTCGTGGCGGGACGGCCTGCGGGAGGGGGTGCGCACGGCGACCGCGCGGCCCGCCGACGCGGCGCTGCGGGCGGCGTTCCCCGAGCGGGCGCCCGTCGTGACCGTCCACGACGCGGCGTCGCACGCGCTGGCGTGGCTCGGTTCGGCGCTCGGGGTCCCGGCGGTCCCGCTCGGCGTGGACGAGTTCGGGCAGTCGGGAAGCGTCCGGGACCTGTACGAGCTGCACGACCTGCGTCCCGGGGCCGTCGTCAACGCGGCCCTGGCCGCCCTCCACCGCGCCAGCGGCTGA
- a CDS encoding enoyl-CoA hydratase/isomerase family protein, with product MPTLETMTLEVRDRVARITFTCPESLNSLTAQALDDLEAAIGAAEADPEARVLVIGGTGRAFTVGLDLALLDEAFADPAVWERTANRLASLTLRLERLSMPVIAAVNGLARAGGFELLLACDLVLIADSARIADAHAEFGVIPAGGSTARLPRIVGRQRAREIFLTGRWIDAAEAVDLGIALEAVPAAELDAAADALAARLARQSRACMAAMKRQLNAADGLPVAEAVTPEIEEFISYTTHPDSDGQEGFRAYRENRPPAWA from the coding sequence GTGCCGACGCTGGAGACCATGACCCTCGAGGTGAGGGACCGGGTGGCGCGGATCACCTTCACCTGCCCGGAGTCCCTCAACAGCCTGACCGCGCAGGCGCTCGACGACCTGGAGGCCGCGATCGGCGCGGCCGAGGCCGACCCCGAGGCCCGCGTACTGGTCATCGGCGGGACGGGCCGCGCGTTCACCGTGGGCCTGGACCTCGCGCTGCTGGACGAGGCGTTCGCCGACCCGGCGGTGTGGGAGCGGACCGCGAACCGCCTGGCCTCCCTCACACTGCGGCTGGAGCGGCTGTCGATGCCGGTCATCGCCGCCGTGAACGGCCTCGCCCGCGCCGGCGGCTTCGAGCTGCTGCTGGCCTGCGACCTGGTGCTCATCGCGGACTCGGCGAGGATCGCCGACGCGCACGCCGAGTTCGGCGTCATCCCCGCGGGCGGTTCCACCGCGCGCCTGCCCCGCATCGTGGGCCGCCAGCGGGCCCGGGAGATCTTCCTCACGGGCCGCTGGATCGACGCCGCGGAGGCGGTGGACCTCGGCATCGCGCTGGAGGCCGTCCCCGCCGCGGAGCTCGACGCGGCCGCCGACGCCCTCGCCGCCCGCCTGGCCCGCCAGTCCCGCGCCTGCATGGCCGCCATGAAGCGCCAGCTCAACGCCGCCGACGGCCTTCCCGTCGCGGAAGCGGTCACCCCGGAGATCGAGGAGTTCATCTCCTACACCACCCACCCGGACTCCGACGGCCAGGAAGGCTTCCGCGCCTACCGCGAAAACCGTCCCCCCGCCTGGGCCTGA
- a CDS encoding FadR/GntR family transcriptional regulator, protein MSSTKDKTSGRSGAGTATPLPVSRLRPAYQQVADQLRELILDGSLAPGDRLPPEGEIGGNFGVSRSTVREALRVLASQGLVKTVRGTTGGTFVSHIEPDQISDFLEAGIGLMSGSDALPLSAILEARELLEVPATALAAERREQRHLDQLHAAMEREKRSRGRSMKFQEHRHFHAIIMEATGNGLLTMMTQPVFHVLRTRFLDADSPAEFWAQVDDQHEQIIAHLEAGDAEAASAAMRDHLRHIRGAYSD, encoded by the coding sequence GTGTCCAGCACCAAAGACAAGACCTCCGGCCGTTCCGGCGCGGGGACGGCGACACCCCTGCCGGTCAGTCGGCTGCGCCCTGCCTACCAGCAGGTCGCCGACCAGCTGCGCGAGCTGATCCTGGACGGGTCCCTCGCCCCCGGCGACCGCCTGCCGCCGGAAGGCGAGATCGGCGGCAACTTCGGCGTCAGCCGCAGCACCGTGCGCGAGGCGCTGCGCGTACTCGCCTCCCAGGGCCTGGTGAAGACCGTCCGCGGCACGACCGGCGGCACGTTCGTGTCGCACATCGAACCCGACCAGATCAGCGACTTCCTGGAAGCCGGCATCGGACTGATGTCCGGCTCCGACGCGCTCCCGCTGTCGGCCATCCTCGAAGCCCGCGAACTGCTGGAGGTCCCCGCCACCGCCCTCGCCGCCGAACGCCGCGAGCAACGCCACCTCGACCAGCTGCACGCCGCGATGGAACGCGAGAAGCGCTCCCGCGGCCGCAGCATGAAGTTCCAGGAGCACCGGCACTTCCACGCGATCATCATGGAGGCGACCGGCAACGGGCTGCTCACGATGATGACCCAGCCCGTCTTCCACGTCCTCCGGACCCGCTTCCTCGACGCCGACTCCCCCGCCGAATTCTGGGCCCAGGTCGACGACCAGCACGAGCAGATCATCGCCCACCTCGAAGCGGGCGACGCCGAAGCCGCCTCCGCGGCCATGCGCGACCACCTGCGCCACATCCGCGGCGCCTACAGCGATTGA
- a CDS encoding VOC family protein, protein MRAGDVFDGIDIVVLPVADTEPLLELYVDAMGFEVVEAGPVREPEVAARLWSLPSPPAKTILLGKPGSKGGWIRLVEVPGLPRPDPAGRPDRPGPYALDFYLRDPDATEKEIGGRGWGFVSDPVDYLLPGTEYPVRERMLDQTVSGLLHAFVQYREGRTRCVLGERPEEDVSEVNAVVFATGDLPGARAFVENVLGGHVYFADRFGGPAVEELLGLEPGEGFEAVIARGPASRNARLEFLRHLPPASPRPPHAYPRVVAGCAMDDLDALAARLATGEHGASTGVVDTVAGPHLGLRSRYGACFYFWQR, encoded by the coding sequence GTGAGGGCCGGGGACGTGTTCGACGGCATCGACATCGTGGTCCTGCCGGTTGCGGATACCGAACCTCTGCTGGAGCTCTACGTGGACGCGATGGGCTTCGAGGTGGTGGAGGCCGGGCCCGTCCGCGAACCCGAGGTGGCGGCGCGGCTGTGGAGCCTGCCGTCGCCGCCCGCGAAGACGATCCTGCTGGGCAAGCCCGGGAGCAAGGGCGGCTGGATAAGGCTCGTCGAGGTGCCGGGCCTGCCGCGTCCCGATCCGGCGGGGCGTCCCGACCGTCCCGGGCCGTACGCGCTCGACTTCTACCTGCGCGACCCCGACGCCACGGAGAAGGAGATCGGCGGGCGGGGCTGGGGGTTCGTCAGCGACCCGGTCGACTACCTTCTGCCCGGCACCGAGTACCCGGTCAGAGAGCGCATGCTCGACCAGACGGTCTCGGGGCTGCTGCACGCGTTCGTCCAGTACCGGGAGGGCAGGACGCGCTGCGTCCTCGGGGAGCGCCCGGAGGAGGACGTCAGCGAGGTGAACGCGGTGGTGTTCGCCACCGGCGACCTTCCGGGGGCGCGGGCGTTCGTGGAGAACGTCCTCGGCGGCCACGTCTACTTCGCCGACCGTTTCGGCGGGCCCGCGGTGGAGGAGTTGCTCGGGCTCGAACCCGGTGAGGGCTTCGAGGCGGTGATCGCGCGCGGGCCGGCCTCCCGCAACGCGCGGCTGGAGTTCCTGCGGCATCTTCCCCCGGCCTCGCCGCGGCCGCCGCACGCGTACCCGAGGGTGGTCGCGGGCTGCGCGATGGACGATCTCGACGCCCTCGCCGCGCGCCTCGCCACCGGGGAGCACGGCGCGTCGACCGGGGTCGTCGACACCGTCGCGGGCCCGCATCTCGGTCTGCGCTCCCGCTACGGGGCGTGCTTCTACTTCTGGCAGCGCTGA
- a CDS encoding acyl-CoA dehydrogenase family protein → MSASNRVIDSLLLDDTFLEEEHRALRDVLRRFVREYVVPRAPRWESELRVPGEAFRELGRLGLLGLSFPAGHGGGGAGTRGAVVLNEELGRSTFGGVASSITTHTDFSALHLSRAGDDEQRRRFLPDVLSGRRICALAVTEPDASSDLTRLAVRARRDGDAYVLDGRKTFITNANIADLFFVVARTGGPGRHGLSLFVVERGTPGLSNGRTFEKTGWRSSDTGELVFDECRVPARNRLGEEGEGFRWMMRGLDHERIGLAAQAVGLGEAALAETAAWLRSRPAYGRTLWDLQAIRHEIARFL, encoded by the coding sequence ATGTCCGCTAGCAACCGCGTCATCGACTCGCTTCTGCTCGACGACACGTTCCTTGAGGAGGAGCACCGGGCCCTGCGTGACGTCCTGCGACGGTTCGTGCGGGAGTACGTCGTCCCGCGCGCGCCCCGCTGGGAGTCGGAGCTGAGGGTCCCCGGTGAGGCCTTCCGAGAGCTGGGGAGACTGGGCCTGCTCGGCCTGTCGTTCCCGGCCGGGCACGGCGGGGGAGGCGCCGGGACGCGGGGCGCCGTCGTCCTGAACGAGGAACTGGGACGGTCCACGTTCGGCGGCGTCGCCAGCTCGATCACCACGCACACCGACTTCTCCGCGCTGCACCTCTCCCGCGCGGGCGACGACGAGCAGCGCCGCCGGTTCCTGCCCGACGTGTTGTCCGGCCGGAGGATCTGCGCGCTCGCGGTGACGGAGCCGGACGCGAGCTCCGACCTGACCCGCCTCGCCGTCCGCGCCCGCCGGGACGGCGACGCCTACGTCCTCGACGGCCGCAAAACCTTCATCACCAACGCGAACATCGCCGACCTGTTCTTCGTCGTCGCCCGCACCGGCGGGCCGGGACGGCACGGGCTGTCGCTGTTCGTCGTGGAACGCGGCACCCCCGGCCTGTCCAACGGGCGGACGTTCGAGAAGACCGGATGGCGCTCGTCCGACACCGGCGAGCTGGTGTTCGACGAGTGCCGTGTGCCCGCGCGCAACCGGCTGGGCGAGGAGGGGGAGGGCTTCCGCTGGATGATGCGGGGTCTCGACCACGAGCGGATCGGCCTGGCCGCGCAGGCTGTGGGGCTGGGGGAGGCCGCGCTCGCGGAGACCGCCGCCTGGCTCCGCTCACGGCCCGCCTACGGCCGGACGCTCTGGGACCTCCAGGCGATCCGGCACGAGATCGCCCGATTCCTATGA
- a CDS encoding amidase: MGAGTGAPLSGGPLHADLDRLYRIPLAEETLPGALHQADPPADTSEPVPAAAPGHGLDPVELTERALERIAATDGELRAWALVDADGARAQAETARARAERGNPGPLHGLPVGVKDLIDVAGLPTGGGSKHLSGPGRERIPAADAGCAARLREAGAVIVGKTTTHEYAFGGTTPPTRNPHDTERIPGGSSGGSAAAVAAGHVRVALGSDTAGSVRIPAAYCGTAGFVPSPGRLPGDGVLPLAWSLDRVGLLAATAEDIAASASGMGIIPAEGGAARPAGFEGLRIGVPAGTLDEPLDPGIGAAFERALAAVRELGGEVVDVEIPHGWAGTAAGMTIILAECLDYHRERRGPGRDELFGADVRAMLDLAEQLPAAAYVRAQRVRHVLRGEALAVLSRVDLLATPTMPCVAPRVDAAAEGVIPVGGTELPIAEAHLRYNVLANLAALPCGTQPLGAGRDGLPIGLQWVAGPGRDDTVISAMTTFAPHAPQIPQANVR, from the coding sequence ATGGGCGCGGGGACCGGGGCTCCCCTGTCGGGCGGCCCGCTGCATGCCGACCTGGATCGCCTCTACCGCATCCCGCTCGCGGAGGAAACCCTGCCCGGCGCGCTCCACCAGGCGGACCCGCCGGCGGACACCTCGGAGCCGGTCCCCGCCGCGGCCCCCGGGCACGGGCTGGACCCGGTGGAGCTCACCGAGCGGGCGCTGGAGCGGATCGCCGCCACCGACGGCGAACTGCGGGCCTGGGCGCTGGTGGACGCCGACGGCGCCCGCGCCCAGGCCGAGACCGCCCGTGCCCGGGCGGAACGCGGGAATCCGGGGCCCTTGCACGGCCTTCCGGTCGGGGTGAAGGACCTCATCGACGTGGCCGGCCTGCCCACCGGCGGCGGGTCGAAGCATCTCAGCGGACCGGGCCGGGAACGCATCCCGGCCGCCGACGCCGGATGCGCGGCCCGGCTCCGGGAGGCCGGCGCCGTGATCGTCGGCAAGACCACCACGCACGAGTACGCGTTCGGCGGCACCACGCCCCCGACCCGCAACCCGCACGACACGGAGCGGATCCCGGGCGGCTCGTCCGGCGGGTCGGCGGCGGCCGTGGCCGCCGGGCACGTCCGGGTCGCGCTCGGCAGCGACACCGCCGGGTCGGTGCGGATCCCCGCCGCCTACTGCGGCACGGCCGGGTTCGTCCCGTCGCCCGGGAGGCTGCCCGGCGACGGCGTGCTGCCGCTCGCCTGGTCGCTGGACCGGGTCGGCCTCCTCGCCGCCACCGCGGAGGACATCGCGGCGTCGGCGTCCGGTATGGGGATCATCCCCGCGGAGGGCGGCGCGGCCCGTCCCGCCGGGTTCGAGGGGCTGCGGATCGGCGTGCCGGCGGGCACCCTGGACGAACCCCTCGACCCCGGCATCGGCGCCGCGTTCGAGCGGGCGCTCGCCGCCGTCCGGGAACTGGGCGGCGAGGTCGTGGACGTGGAGATCCCGCACGGCTGGGCGGGCACCGCCGCGGGAATGACGATCATCCTCGCGGAGTGCCTCGACTACCACCGCGAACGGCGCGGCCCCGGCCGGGACGAGCTGTTCGGCGCCGACGTCCGCGCCATGCTCGACCTCGCGGAGCAGCTGCCCGCGGCCGCGTACGTGCGGGCGCAGCGGGTGCGGCACGTCCTGCGCGGCGAGGCGCTGGCGGTGCTCTCCCGCGTCGACCTGCTCGCCACCCCGACGATGCCGTGCGTCGCGCCCCGGGTGGACGCCGCCGCGGAGGGCGTGATCCCCGTCGGCGGAACGGAGCTGCCGATCGCCGAGGCGCACCTGCGCTACAACGTCCTGGCGAACCTGGCCGCGCTCCCCTGCGGGACGCAGCCGCTCGGCGCCGGCCGGGACGGACTTCCGATCGGTCTCCAGTGGGTCGCCGGGCCCGGCCGAGACGACACGGTGATCAGCGCGATGACCACGTTCGCGCCGCACGCGCCGCAGATCCCACAGGCCAATGTCCGCTAG
- a CDS encoding ABC transporter ATP-binding protein has protein sequence MSQAQERPLLEARGIVYRYGAINALKGVDLHVGRGEAVCVIGPNGAGKTTLARVAGGLYRPAKGTLLVNGRPLSRRPHEAVARGIGSVLEGRHLFVEQNVRTNLELGCYHGNVPKQVVEERLERVMDLFPVLRKRADQQTSTMSGGEQQMVAVGRALMAEPEILILDEPSMGLSPKITGEVFDALAALRESGLSILLIEQNAPLAFELADRGYLLRQGEVVVEGSIEELTNDEVVRSAYLGA, from the coding sequence ATGTCGCAGGCGCAGGAACGTCCGCTGCTCGAAGCGCGCGGCATCGTCTACCGGTACGGGGCGATCAACGCGCTCAAGGGCGTGGACCTGCACGTGGGCCGCGGCGAGGCGGTCTGCGTCATCGGGCCGAACGGCGCGGGCAAGACGACGCTCGCGCGGGTCGCGGGCGGCCTCTACCGCCCCGCCAAGGGCACGCTTCTGGTCAACGGCAGACCGTTGTCGCGGCGCCCGCACGAGGCGGTCGCGCGGGGCATCGGCAGCGTCCTCGAAGGGCGGCACCTGTTCGTCGAGCAGAACGTCCGGACCAACCTGGAGCTCGGCTGCTACCACGGCAACGTGCCGAAGCAGGTGGTGGAGGAGCGCCTGGAGAGGGTCATGGACCTGTTCCCGGTGCTGCGCAAGCGCGCCGACCAGCAGACCTCGACGATGTCGGGCGGGGAGCAGCAGATGGTCGCGGTGGGGCGGGCGCTGATGGCCGAACCGGAGATCCTCATCCTGGACGAACCGTCCATGGGCCTCTCCCCCAAGATCACCGGTGAGGTGTTCGACGCGCTCGCGGCGCTGCGGGAGAGCGGGCTGTCGATCCTGCTCATCGAGCAGAACGCGCCGCTCGCGTTCGAGCTGGCCGACCGCGGCTACCTGCTGCGGCAGGGGGAGGTCGTGGTCGAGGGGAGCATCGAGGAGCTGACCAACGACGAGGTCGTCCGGTCGGCCTACCTGGGGGCGTGA
- a CDS encoding ABC transporter ATP-binding protein → MRTPGTAEARGITRRFGGLTAVSDVSFTVAKGEIHGIIGPNGAGKTTLLNLLSGLDRPSSGSVLIGGEDVTRWPSHRLVTRARLVRTFQTVRLFSSMSVLQNLMVAARTTAGPAQARERVEDVLRRLSLDDLAGEPATALSYGLQRRVELARVMVADPAVVLLDEPAAGLSPQERGDLARMLKEMRDSGVTVILVEHHMDLVHAVCENCTVLDFGKVIARGTPDEVTRDPAVLEAYLGGRHHRAPDLDAPVPTGEED, encoded by the coding sequence GTGAGGACACCGGGGACCGCGGAGGCCCGCGGGATCACGCGCCGCTTCGGCGGGCTGACGGCCGTCTCGGACGTGAGCTTCACCGTCGCCAAGGGCGAGATCCACGGGATCATCGGCCCGAACGGCGCCGGGAAGACGACCCTGCTGAACCTGCTGAGCGGGCTGGACCGCCCGTCGTCCGGGTCGGTGCTCATCGGCGGCGAGGACGTGACCCGCTGGCCCAGCCACCGGCTGGTGACGCGGGCGCGGCTGGTGCGGACGTTCCAGACCGTGCGGCTGTTCTCCAGCATGTCGGTCCTGCAGAACCTGATGGTCGCGGCGCGGACGACGGCCGGTCCCGCGCAGGCCAGGGAGCGCGTCGAGGACGTCCTGCGGCGCCTGTCGCTGGACGACCTCGCCGGCGAGCCCGCCACCGCCCTGTCGTACGGGCTGCAGCGGCGGGTGGAGCTGGCCCGGGTGATGGTGGCGGACCCGGCGGTCGTCCTGCTGGACGAGCCGGCCGCCGGCCTCAGCCCGCAGGAGCGCGGCGACCTCGCGCGGATGCTGAAGGAGATGCGCGATTCGGGGGTCACGGTGATCCTCGTCGAGCACCATATGGACCTCGTCCACGCGGTCTGTGAAAACTGCACGGTGCTCGACTTCGGAAAGGTGATCGCACGCGGCACGCCGGACGAGGTCACCCGGGACCCCGCCGTCCTTGAGGCGTACCTGGGCGGCAGGCACCACCGGGCGCCGGATCTCGACGCCCCCGTTCCGACCGGCGAGGAGGACTGA